The Urbifossiella limnaea genome has a window encoding:
- a CDS encoding serine/threonine-protein kinase: MPDPESEPDPTVPAPPPLGCPDDPTTPAGGSHRPVAFGEQSVPGYEILGEIGRGGMGVVYRARQAGLNRVVALKMVLAGDHAGPGEVARFLAEAEVVAAVRHPHVVQVFEYGEAGGRPFFAMEYLDGGTLGGAIRGAGRLPPRVAAGIVEKLAHGVQAAHDLGIVHRDLKPGNVLLDAAGEPKVVDFGLAKRGGRDDLTRTGAVMGTPSYMAPEQAAGRAKFAGPAADVYALGVILYECLTGRVPFRDEDAVRLLVRVAEDEPPPVREHAPEVPGDLEAVCLRCLRKQPHDRYPTAGALAADLRRYLDGEPVLAPSSGLLSRVAGLLGRSLKDTEFAAYSAAMFWFAAVVLGFDLVIQAAVLGLVAPWVISPCQGAKVVGFAAVLGWFRGWRFRPATAAERQLWSVGGGYIACCLAAAVSLRLGVLGFEPLAEVSVYPPIAMLTALMFFALGSILWGGCYALGVAFLAAGFVMAAAPRYAPLVCGVTWAAALVVVGRRLRRLARQS, from the coding sequence ATGCCCGACCCCGAGTCCGAACCCGACCCCACCGTGCCGGCGCCACCGCCCCTGGGCTGCCCGGACGACCCGACGACCCCCGCAGGGGGCTCACACCGTCCGGTGGCGTTCGGCGAGCAGTCGGTGCCGGGGTACGAGATCCTCGGGGAGATCGGCCGCGGCGGGATGGGCGTTGTCTACCGCGCCCGCCAGGCCGGGCTGAACCGCGTCGTCGCCCTCAAGATGGTCCTCGCCGGCGACCACGCCGGCCCCGGTGAGGTCGCCCGGTTCCTCGCCGAGGCCGAGGTCGTCGCGGCCGTCCGCCACCCCCACGTCGTCCAGGTGTTCGAGTACGGGGAGGCGGGGGGGCGCCCCTTCTTCGCGATGGAGTACCTGGACGGCGGCACCCTCGGCGGGGCGATCCGCGGGGCCGGCCGGCTCCCCCCGCGGGTCGCCGCGGGGATCGTCGAGAAACTGGCCCACGGGGTGCAGGCCGCCCACGACCTCGGCATCGTCCACCGCGACCTGAAACCCGGGAACGTCCTCCTCGACGCGGCGGGCGAGCCCAAGGTGGTCGACTTCGGCCTGGCCAAGCGCGGCGGCCGGGACGACCTGACCCGGACCGGGGCGGTCATGGGGACGCCGTCCTACATGGCCCCCGAGCAGGCCGCCGGGCGGGCCAAGTTCGCCGGCCCCGCGGCCGACGTGTACGCCCTCGGGGTGATCCTCTACGAGTGCCTCACCGGCCGCGTGCCGTTCCGGGACGAGGACGCGGTCCGCCTGCTCGTTCGGGTCGCCGAGGACGAGCCGCCGCCGGTGCGGGAGCACGCGCCCGAGGTCCCGGGCGACCTGGAGGCCGTCTGCCTGCGGTGCCTGCGGAAGCAACCACACGACCGGTACCCCACGGCCGGGGCGCTCGCCGCCGACCTGCGGCGCTACCTCGACGGCGAACCGGTCCTGGCCCCGTCGTCGGGGCTGCTGAGCCGGGTGGCCGGGCTGCTCGGACGGAGCCTGAAGGACACCGAATTCGCCGCGTACTCGGCCGCCATGTTCTGGTTCGCCGCCGTCGTGCTGGGGTTCGACCTGGTCATCCAGGCTGCCGTCCTGGGGCTGGTCGCCCCGTGGGTGATCAGCCCGTGTCAGGGGGCGAAGGTGGTCGGGTTCGCCGCCGTGCTCGGGTGGTTCCGCGGGTGGCGGTTCCGGCCGGCCACCGCGGCCGAGCGGCAGCTCTGGTCCGTCGGCGGCGGGTACATCGCGTGCTGCCTGGCGGCGGCCGTCAGCCTCCGCCTCGGGGTGCTCGGGTTCGAGCCGCTGGCCGAGGTGAGCGTGTACCCGCCGATCGCGATGCTGACGGCCCTGATGTTCTTCGCCCTCGGGTCGATTCTGTGGGGCGGGTGCTACGCACTCGGGGTGGCGTTCCTGGCGGCCGGGTTCGTCATGGCGGCCGCCCCGCGGTACGCGCCGCTGGTCTGCGGGGTGACGTGGGCCGCCGCCCTCGTGGTCGTCGGCCGCCGCCTCCGGCGGCTCGCGCGGCAGTCGTGA